The proteins below come from a single bacterium genomic window:
- a CDS encoding sigma-54-dependent Fis family transcriptional regulator, translated as MLEALDLLVQGKPDQALERIKGLPLPESSTTYLARLEILRARISKAQGDFELAERSLERARYLLPDGALAGLRGAVEYQLGILYKSASEFQVAARSFEKAITQFQKAGLKEWRHRTIFNRMIALRKVGNLSKAHEDLLQLNQTSLDLLRSNKYLNEFARLYLALEDDHQVRKHLEMIAQATDENTPIRSRVITHEVWADYHKLRGEWPEALAAIDAGLELAYKISEQNDLVGELLRRRAWALYELERSDEAFSAAKRSLEVCERVGEVYEIGALFRTLGLLAERRNEPAEGENLLLKAVEFYRDKDEKYERAFSHMALAGFYERAHESRKREDDLREAFRHMASALGLFDEMGIAPRIAQTRAHLDALTERLPSKPFTPPDGQTLAALGKVHGIISADVSIAKLLEVLDTVAPSDAAVLITGETGTGKELFARALHKLSGRKGDLVIVNCAAIPDELMESELFGHLKGSFTGAHRDRAGKFAQADKGTLFLDEIGDLSPRLQAKLLRVLQDGIYSPVGSDEDCHADVRVVSATNRDLAALVTRGRFRRDLLYRLNHVVLALPALRDRGEDAVLLTRYFIHEIGTRLGRKIALDPHAEDKIREYPWPGNVRELQSLVGRMALFARDTGHLSVDLFPESVLTPVEDFGSDLASIVLKAEKDAILAALTRARGNKAAAARILGVSRSTLNDKIARLNLSAERIARAARA; from the coding sequence ATGCTGGAGGCTTTGGATCTTCTGGTCCAGGGCAAGCCAGACCAGGCTCTTGAGCGCATTAAGGGCCTTCCCCTGCCCGAAAGCAGTACGACCTACTTAGCCAGACTGGAGATCCTGAGGGCGAGGATCTCGAAGGCCCAGGGGGATTTCGAGCTGGCGGAACGCAGTCTCGAGCGTGCCCGCTATCTTCTGCCAGACGGGGCTCTTGCAGGGCTGCGCGGAGCGGTCGAGTATCAATTGGGGATCCTCTACAAGAGCGCTAGCGAGTTCCAAGTAGCAGCACGATCGTTCGAGAAGGCGATCACTCAGTTCCAGAAGGCGGGGCTCAAGGAGTGGAGGCACCGGACCATCTTCAATCGGATGATCGCGCTCAGGAAGGTGGGTAATCTCTCCAAGGCCCACGAGGACTTGCTTCAGCTCAACCAGACGAGTCTAGATCTACTGCGATCGAACAAGTACCTCAACGAATTCGCGCGCCTCTACCTCGCCCTTGAGGACGACCACCAGGTCCGCAAGCACCTGGAGATGATCGCCCAGGCTACGGACGAGAACACGCCAATCCGCAGCCGTGTGATCACGCACGAGGTTTGGGCCGACTACCACAAGCTCCGCGGGGAGTGGCCCGAAGCGCTAGCCGCGATCGACGCTGGGCTTGAGCTGGCCTACAAGATCTCCGAGCAAAATGACCTGGTCGGCGAGTTGCTGCGTCGCCGCGCCTGGGCTCTGTACGAGCTCGAGCGCAGCGACGAAGCCTTCTCCGCCGCGAAGCGCAGCCTCGAAGTCTGCGAGCGCGTGGGCGAGGTCTACGAAATCGGCGCGCTCTTCCGCACGCTCGGGCTGCTCGCCGAGCGCCGCAACGAGCCGGCCGAGGGCGAGAACCTGCTGCTCAAGGCCGTCGAGTTCTATCGCGACAAGGACGAGAAGTACGAGCGCGCGTTCAGCCACATGGCGTTGGCCGGTTTCTACGAGCGGGCCCACGAATCTCGCAAGCGCGAGGACGACCTTCGCGAAGCCTTCCGCCACATGGCGAGCGCCCTCGGCCTCTTCGACGAAATGGGCATCGCCCCGCGCATCGCCCAGACGCGCGCCCACCTCGACGCCCTCACCGAGCGCCTGCCCAGCAAGCCCTTCACGCCGCCGGATGGCCAGACCCTCGCCGCCCTCGGCAAGGTGCACGGCATCATCAGCGCGGACGTCTCCATCGCCAAGCTGCTGGAAGTGCTCGACACGGTCGCGCCCTCGGACGCGGCGGTGCTCATCACGGGCGAGACGGGCACCGGCAAGGAGCTCTTCGCCCGCGCGCTGCACAAGCTGAGCGGCCGCAAGGGCGACCTCGTCATCGTCAACTGCGCGGCGATCCCCGACGAGCTGATGGAGAGCGAACTCTTCGGCCACCTCAAGGGCTCCTTCACCGGCGCGCATCGCGACCGCGCCGGCAAGTTCGCCCAGGCCGACAAGGGCACGCTCTTCCTCGACGAGATCGGCGACCTCAGCCCGCGCCTCCAGGCCAAGCTCCTGCGCGTGCTGCAGGACGGCATCTACAGCCCCGTCGGCTCGGACGAGGACTGCCACGCCGACGTCCGCGTGGTCAGCGCGACCAACCGGGACCTCGCGGCGCTCGTCACCCGCGGCCGCTTCCGCCGCGACCTGCTCTATCGGCTGAACCACGTCGTTCTCGCGCTACCTGCGCTGCGCGATCGCGGCGAGGACGCGGTGCTCCTCACGCGCTACTTCATCCACGAGATCGGCACGCGCCTGGGCCGCAAGATCGCCCTCGACCCGCACGCCGAGGACAAGATCCGCGAGTACCCCTGGCCCGGCAACGTGCGCGAGCTGCAGAGCCTCGTCGGCCGCATGGCGCTCTTCGCGCGCGACACCGGGCACCTCAGCGTGGACCTCTTCCCCGAGAGCGTGCTCACGCCCGTGGAGGACTTCGGCAGCGACCTGGCGAGCATCGTCCTCAAGGCCGAGAAGGACGCCATCCTCGCCGCCCTCACCCGCGCCCGCGGCAACAAGGCCGCCGCGGCGCGCATCCTCGGGGTGAGCCGCAGCACCCTCAACGACAAGATCGCCCGGCTGAACCTCAGCGCCGAACGCATCGCCCGCGCCGCGCGGGCCTAG
- a CDS encoding ATP-binding protein produces the protein MIWRNITDRVEAALADTPVVFLGGARQTGKSTLAQAVATKRNGAYLSLDDATVLAAASADPQAFLAGLPPFAVIDEVQKAPALHAAIKFLV, from the coding sequence ATGATCTGGCGAAATATCACCGACCGCGTCGAAGCCGCCCTGGCCGACACCCCCGTCGTCTTCCTCGGCGGCGCCAGGCAGACAGGCAAGAGCACGCTCGCGCAAGCCGTTGCTACTAAAAGAAATGGCGCCTATCTGAGCCTGGACGACGCCACCGTCCTCGCCGCCGCCAGCGCCGATCCGCAGGCCTTCCTGGCCGGTCTGCCGCCCTTCGCGGTCATCGACGAGGTGCAGAAGGCCCCGGCCCTGCATGCCGCGATCAAGTTCCTCGT